The Vibrio toranzoniae sequence AAGTTAACGCGAGTTGCGCCAATCTTAGACAAGAACTTAATCTGGCCTTCGTTGTGCGTTGTTAACTGAGTTGATGCGTGAACATCCAGTGATGGGAAGTGCTTCTTCACTAGGTTGAACAAACCCAAGTCTTGAACGATGATGCCGTCGACTTTGGTGTTCACCAGTTGGTTAAGTAGCTTAGTGATGCTCTTCGTTTCGTGCTCAAGCAGTACAACGTTAAGAGTCAGGAACACTTCACAGCCGTATTCATGAGCAAGGCGAATTACACCGTTCAATTCATCTAACGATAGGTTAGAAGCTCTGTTACGAGCATTGAAGGTGTCTAAACCACAATAAACCGCATTGGCACCAGCTACGATGGCTGCTTTTATCGCTTCTACATCGCCACCTGGGGCTAATAACTCAATTTTTCTGCTCATTTTTGAAGTCGCTCACTTACTTATAATTTTTAAGCCGCGTATTCTACCCACATCACGATCTCTTTACCACCTAACAACACTTTTCAAACTAAATGACCTCAATAATGCCAAACGAATCCGATTTACCTATCTTTTATTCTTTGCGCCGTTGCCCTTACGCAATGCGCGGCCGAATGGGCATCGTTTTATCACAACAAAAAGTGTTACTTCGAGAAATCGTCACTAAAGACAAGCCTAGCGAACTATTAGCTAGCTCGCCGAAAGGCACTGTACCGGTACTTGTGCTGCCACAAGGTACGATTATAGAACAAAGCATAGAAGTGGTGATTTGGGCATTGGAACAAAACGATCCTCAAGATCTGATGCGTTCAAGCGAGCCTGCACTAAATCAAGAGGTTCTTGAGTTGATTGCTCGTAACGACAATGAGTTTATTGGTCACCTAGAAAAGTATCGCGCGTCTGTTCGCTATCGAAACGTCGATATAGAACAACGCAGAAAAGCGTGCGAAGGGTTTATCTCAGAGCTGGAAAGTAAACTCGCTAATCACGAGTACCTGTTTGGCGATACGCCTAGCCTCGCCGACTTTGCGGTTATGCCGTTTGTTAGCCAGTTTGTAAGAGTTGAAAAGAAGTGGTTTGTGCAATCTGAATATCAAAACGTAGGACGTTGGTTAAGAGCGCACCTAGACAGCAAACTCTACACCCAAGTAATGAAGCAATACCCTTTGTGGAATGAAACCAAGCAAGATTCTGTTTTTGGGTGACTTAAGGGAATTCAGGGATAGATAAAACGAGGGGGATTAAGCAATTACGTGACACTGTATCTTATTTGTAATTAACCGATATTCAAAGGCTTAACCCGTTGCCGCTGTCTATTAATTAGAAACCGCAGTCTCAGCTAAGCCTTTGTACTCTTTAAACCAATCACTTAATCGCTATCGAAATCTCGACAGCCATTTCGCCTTTGTAAAACTCAAAATCAGTTGTGTAAGTTCGCGTATGTGGACAATCTGGGTCGTTGAAATAAGCCCACACCTCTCCCCATAAATCGATAACCGCTTGTGGTAATTCACCTTCGGCAGAGAACGTTAAGTACTTCCCTGCTTTTATTTCGGTTTCAACAAGCGCATCTAAACTCTGATCTGTAAGTACATTAGTACACGCGATAACATCAAATTCACCGGTAAAGTCAGACTCGTAATTGGTGTAGATACCATATACTTTTGAATCAGGCGTTAATGTGGGAAATACTTGGTCAAAAAAGCCCTGCCACAATTGGCCTATCTTGGCTTTAGCTGGGTCAATCTCATCGGTATTGGTGGTTCTTACTGAAAAGCCGTACGCCTTTACGGCTTCAATCATTTCTACTTTCATTCGTTTTCTTCCTAAGCCAATTGATGCTGTAACTGTATTAAATCCAAAGTTTCGCAGAGTAACACTATTAATCTTGTATCTCTTTATGACCACACTTTTCACAGACAAGATGACGAGAAAACTCATCCATTGATGCGATAAACGGACCGAGGAACCACCCTTTGATCACTCCCGACCAGAACTCATGTCGCTTTTGATTCGGCCTGCCTGCAAACGGACTTTCTTTTCTAACCAAAACCACAACATGTTGTGTCTCTTCTCTGCACGCGGCGCAATAGCATTGTTCAGTCGTGTTATTCATTTAAAAGCTCATGACGTTATGAATGAAATATGCTGAAAGTGAGGGTTATCGACACAGACTTCTAGTGTTGCAATTTCAGTTAACACAACCAGTTGTTCTGTTTCTTGCTGACTCACTTTAATGCACTCTTCGCGGTTATCATTACGCTGTGTATCTAATCCGACACATTCTATCTGTTCACCAGACCTCAGCGTTAATTTAATTGGGTATCGATGCAGACACACAATCTCAATATAATCGTAATCATTACAACTAATCATAAACCCCCTATGCGACTCATCGTTACACTATGTTGTTATAAACAATAAGTTAACCACAAAACTTTCAACTACTTGACCATATTCTAATTTTTTCAGGTTGTTATTTCTCAGTCTAGCGACCTGCTTTCAAAGCTCTATCGACCACCTGCAATATCTACAAACGAGCCTGTTACATAAGAAGCTTCATCAGACAATAACCATGCTATCGAATTAGCGACTTCTTCTGGTGTACCGCCACGCTGAAGTGGAAGCTGTGATGCTAATCTATCCACTCGCCCAGGCTCTCCACCATCGGCGTGCATTTCAGTATAAATACACCCCGGTCTAACGCCATTCACTCGAATATTTCGTGAAGCTAACTCAAGCGACAAGCCTTTGGTTAATGAATCCATAGCGCCTTTAGACGCTGCATAATCCACATATTCAAATGGTGCGCCCGTTCTAGAGGCCGCGGAAGAAACATTGACTATCGCTCCCCCATCTTGTGCTTGTTTGATGAACGCTT is a genomic window containing:
- a CDS encoding glutathione S-transferase, with amino-acid sequence MPNESDLPIFYSLRRCPYAMRGRMGIVLSQQKVLLREIVTKDKPSELLASSPKGTVPVLVLPQGTIIEQSIEVVIWALEQNDPQDLMRSSEPALNQEVLELIARNDNEFIGHLEKYRASVRYRNVDIEQRRKACEGFISELESKLANHEYLFGDTPSLADFAVMPFVSQFVRVEKKWFVQSEYQNVGRWLRAHLDSKLYTQVMKQYPLWNETKQDSVFG
- a CDS encoding GyrI-like domain-containing protein, whose product is MKVEMIEAVKAYGFSVRTTNTDEIDPAKAKIGQLWQGFFDQVFPTLTPDSKVYGIYTNYESDFTGEFDVIACTNVLTDQSLDALVETEIKAGKYLTFSAEGELPQAVIDLWGEVWAYFNDPDCPHTRTYTTDFEFYKGEMAVEISIAIK
- a CDS encoding Rho-binding antiterminator produces the protein MISCNDYDYIEIVCLHRYPIKLTLRSGEQIECVGLDTQRNDNREECIKVSQQETEQLVVLTEIATLEVCVDNPHFQHISFITS
- a CDS encoding glucose 1-dehydrogenase yields the protein MKKVVIVTGGSRGIGAATSKLLASKGYAVCVNFIHNESRAEELVTEIREQGGTAISVRADVSVESDVKSLFEIACNKLGAVTHLVNNAGILFTQSALVDIEFDRFEKVMKSNVSSCFLCSKAFIKQAQDGGAIVNVSSAASRTGAPFEYVDYAASKGAMDSLTKGLSLELASRNIRVNGVRPGCIYTEMHADGGEPGRVDRLASQLPLQRGGTPEEVANSIAWLLSDEASYVTGSFVDIAGGR